The Halonatronomonas betaini nucleotide sequence ATAACCAGCAGATGCAGAAATATCAATTGGCCCTATGATTGAATATGCCAAATTAACCCTGGGATTAAATACAATAAAGCTCTTTTCCATAGTTGAAGTATTATGACGACTATCTGCAATATCACCTATAATATTCTCAAAGTCTCCAGGTTCATCAGATAAAAGCCTTAATTCCATATTTCCTCTTCCAAATAATGCCCCTGCTGAAATTTCTAAATCTCTAGTTGCATAGAAACCACGCTTATAAAGGAGACCTTTATAATTGACTGAGAGTTCTGATTTTGCCTCCCCACTAATATTATTGGTAGTTCCTCTCATGGTTATACCGCCAAACCTATTGCCAACTTTTCTGCCAGCTATACCACTGCTTCCATAAACAAATACATTATTACTTAACTCTGGAAAACCACTACCAGTTAAAATATTATTTAAATCCCCTAAGTCAAGGCGAAACAGACCTAATTCAGGGCCACCCCCCACTCTCACATTATAACCAGTCCAGTTTGGGGACTGCTGGATTTCATCTAAATCAATCCTATCTTCCTGTTCTGCCATTACAGTAACCGGCTGAATAATAAATAAGCTAACAAGAAAAATTAATAATAATCTCTTCATTTCAGTCACCTTTCATATCTCTTAAATAATACAGGCTCTATTTATTAATTCAATATAAAACAATTATATCCTGCCAGGAATACCTGTTAATTTTTTATTCAAAAACCACAAAAATATTTACCTTTCAAATCTGATCATATCTTGAGTCATAAATACATCAAGTCCAACATCTAATTGATTAATTTCCCCGTCTAAATCACTTTTAAATTCCATTGCTATCTCCATAGGCCCGGCAATATCAACATGCCCGGTAAAGACATTATAATGCCAGTGCTCCATTTCCAGCTCTGTACCATGATAATCAGCTATCAGCCTATCATCATCAATAAATACAGAAAAAGTGCCATATAAAGGATGATTATATTCTCCAGTTAGATCTTCTAAAGCATGAGATGGCAGAGTAGCTTCCCTTCTTTTATCCCGGTCAAATAATGACATAGTAAAATCTACTGGCTGCTGGGCTAATAATTCAAGATAATCATCCTTCCATTGAACTGGTTCTAAATCAAGGAGACGATCAATAGCTTCATTGGCTATAATTTGAGTCACTGGACTGCCATGGAGATTACTAAGGACAACAATACCTATATTCTTATCTGGAATCAGGTTGACTCCAGCACTAAAACCCATGGTAACTCCGTCATGGTTAACTCTAAAATTACCTCTATATGAACTGATAAACCAGCCAAGTCCATAGCCATAATGGTCTGTATAAGAATCCATTCCCCTGCTGGAAATATTATTAGCCGAATTAAAGAAACTATTAATTGAACCTCCGCTGATTAACTGCTCATTTCCTATTCTTCCATTATTTAAATAGACCTGCATCCAGTTATTCATTTCATCCACATTTGAATTAATTGAACCGGCTGGTGCAGCTGCTCCCAATTCCCAGAAATCAATCTCAGCAAGAGATTCAAATCTATCCTCTGAGACATATGGAAATGCAAAATTTTCAGTCTGTTTAAGTTCATATATGCTTAAATTAGAAATATTCATATCAAGGGGCTTAAAAACTCTATCCTGAACAGCCTCTTCCCAGCTCATGCCAGTTATCTCTTCAATTACTAGCCCGGCTAAAATATAACTATAGTTTCCATAATGAAAAGAATTTCTGAAATCCTGATTTCTTTCCATATATCTAATATTTTCAAGAATTCCCTCTCTGGTCAGATCCTGATTAAAGATCAAAGTAAAATCATAACGTGGCAGGCCTGATCTATGGCTGACTAAATCTCTAACTGTAATATAACCACTAATTGGGTCATTATCTAATCTAAAATCAATATAATTTCTTATCGGTTCATCCCAGCTTAATTTTCCTTCATCTACTAACATTCCAAGTATCATAGTTGTAAAAGGTTTGGTAGTTGAACCAATTCCAAAGAGAGTTTCAGAATTTACAGGCTGAGATTCATCAAGATCCAGATAGCCAAATCCATCAGCAAATAAAACCTCTTTATCAGTAACAATTCCAACAGCAATCCCGGGTGTATTCCAGTCTTTCCGGATAGATTCTATATAATCAGCAAAATCATCTAAAGCTAAAATATTTAACTCAACCTCTTTTAACCCTTCTGGCCTTAATTCAATAGGAAAAGTCATACCTGCCTGCATAAAGTCTCCTGAAATCAAACTGCCATCATCAGATATCTCTGCCTTTACTGCAGGATCACCAGGTAGACCTTCTAATAAAAACTCAATATTTTTACTATCTACAGAATTAATTATTAAATTAATATCATAAGCTCCCTGAGCAGGAATGTCCATTGAACCTGTTAATTTATCATCTTCAAGCTGAAACTCGACTATAAGTTCAAGGGGACTGCCAGGTATTTCAATAGCACCTTCCCATTCACCAATAAAATTATCTACTGCAATACCTGGAGTAGCAAAAACTAAAACCAACAAAAATATGCCAGGAATAAAAAACATCCCTTTTCTTATTATTTTATTGTTCATTATCAATTCCCCTTTTTATTTTTTTCTAATTCGTCATCCCAGTACTGATTACCTAAGTTCATGTAATCTTTATCACTTATCAATTCCTTATGAATATTTTCAACGATCTCATCAGAAACATAACCATTATTAACTAATTCTTTTCCTGCTTTAGATAATTCTGAATAAAAATCTTCTACCCTTTTTTTATATTTATCGTATTCTGGTTGTGCAAGTAATTCACCGCAATTCCGATAGACTTCTAAAACCATTGGTTGTAAAGATGTCAGAGCCTGAATGATCTTAAAATTATTATCACCAGGAAAACCAGAGTTTGCAATCATAAATTGACTTGGAAAACTATTCACTCTTCCCTCATGATAAAATTCCCCCTCCTCAGAAACTTGAATATGAGGAGTGGCAAGTGGTAAAAGCCTATCGGTAAAATTCTTTAACAAACCAGTCATATACATATTATATACAGGTGTTGCCAGACCAATAATCTCTGATTCAAGATATAAACTAATCATATCAGTCATATCATCGTTAATAGTGCATTTGCCTGGAGTTTTATCCCAGCAGTTAAAACAACCCCTGCAATGTTGAATATTATGGTCAACTAAAAATATTTCTTGAACATTAGCCCCTGCTTTAGCCGCTCCCTCTAATAAAGGTTTAACAATTCTGTGGCTATTGCTTTCTATTCCCCTGGGACTTCCATTAAAAACTGTTATTTTCATTAACCTCGCTCCTTAATAAAATAAATTTTTGAAGTCATTATAATTACAGTAAAAATAATCGCACCTACAATTAACAAGATCCCTAATCCTAATTCGAACTGATTACCAAGAGAAATCCCGACAACTCCCCTGTAAATATAGAGCAATAATAATCCGACTAAAGATTTGATCAGAAGAATTGTCCTGGCTGCAATAACTCTAATTGTTTCAAATTGATTTTTTGAAAGATTTCCTTCTTCTGAACTTTTATGCTTATTTATTATGATTAGATTAGCAGGTGATAATATAAACTTATAATTTATAATTGAGAGCAAAAAATAAACACCTACTGCAACAGCTCCAAAAGCTAATAAAACTGTTCTATCTCCCCAGGCAGTAGGAACTCCTGTTAAAGTAAAATTAACTGGAACACCATTTGAAATTCGACCATAACTAAAGCTTAAAAGAAAAACTGTATATAAAAGAATTAATAGTGGAATAATTTCAACCACTGGCGGATAAAACCTTTTAACCTTTAAAAACAATATCCTCACCTCTCAAATTTTTATTCATGTTAAAATGTTAACTAATAATATTAATATACACCACTCATTTAAATATGTCAATACATAAATTAATAAATTTAATTTTATGTTTTAATATATTTAAATAAATGAAATCATTGTTTGTTTTTTATTGATTTTAAAGCCTCTCTTGTAGCCAGGGAAGACAGATCATTATTTTTAACAAACTCCCTGATAACTTTAGCATCGACCTTTGAATACTCCCTCAATGACCAGCCAATAGCTTTTTGAATAAAAAATTCATCAATAGCTTTTAAATGCATGATAATATCAAATAATAAATCTACATCTGTTTTCTCTTTGTATCCTAATTGAAATAAAAGAGCTGAACGTTGAAGCCAGATATTCTCAGAGGTAATCCATTTATCCAGATAGTTTTCTTTCTCTTCAGGAAATTTTATAAAATAACTTCCAATCAGTTTCTTTGCTATCAAATCAACTGTATCCCACCATGATTTATTAACAACCATATATTCAAAAAGCTCGATAATCTCTCTATCAAAATCCTGAAGACATTTTTCAACTAATTCCTGGGCAAAGTACTGATATTCCCGTTCAGGTAATTTCCATAACTTTTTAACCACATTATCTAATTCATTGTAATCAGGTCTCCGTTCCTTCCTCATGAACTCTCTGGTAGCCTTCCTTCTTGAATTTGCTTTAATTCCAAAAAACTCAAATTTATCTCTCATATAACTCTTTTGATGAATAGCATCTTCAGGATTGGCTTCAGCTTCAAGTGCATTTTTTATCCCTTTAATATAATCATTATACTGAACCATTTTCTGACCACATCCTTAATTAATTGGTAAAATTACATTGATTCTAGTTCCAATATTCTGACGGCTAAGGACTTCAAAATGGCCCCCATGACGTTCAATAATCCATTTTGCAATTGCCAGACCCAGCCCGGTACCGCCAGTCTTTCTGGCCCTGGACTCATCAGAGCGATAGAATCGTTCAAAGATATTTGGTAAATCCTCTGGTGCTATCCCAATCCCATTATCCTGGACCTGAATCACAATCTCGTCATCTTTACTGAATGCTTTCAACTTCACCTCCTGGCCTGGCTCAGTATATTTAAGACTATTATCTACCAGTATTCTAACTGCCTGCTTTAATAGTTGTTCATCAGCCTCAATAAAAGCTGGCTTCTCAAGTTCAGTTATAATTTTATGGTCCTGGTCAATAATTTGAGTCTCAGAGATTATCTCTTCAATCAAATCAGAACAATCAAATCTTATCTTATTTAGCTGAATGGCTTCATTATCACCTCTGGCCAGAAAGAGAAGGTGTTCAACTAACATTTTCATATTCTCAGTTTCACTTTTAATAGCATCAATGGCCTCCTGCAGTGTCTTTTCATCATGTTTGCCCCAGCGATCAATCATACCTGCATATCCCTGAATAACAGATATAGGTGTTCTCAATTCATGTGAGGCATCAGAAACAAAACGTATCTGAGATTGATATGCCTGATTAATCCTTCTTAGCATATCATTAATTGCATGGGCCAGAGACTTCAGCTCATCCTGAGACCCATCAACTGATAATTGATAATCCAGTTTCTCAGCATCTATACTGCTGATAGCACCAGCAAGGTCCTTTATTGTTTCATTTGGATTTCTGGAACTTAAATCAGCTATTTCAGATTGAAGTTTCTTTGCCTTCTCAGCCATATCAGAGAGTGGTTTTAAGGTTTCTCTAATCATTCTGTTATTCTTTCTAATTCTACCTAAAATATAAAGCAACTGACAGAATAAAAGCATCAAAATTAAATAGATTAGTAATTTTAGATCATGACCAATAGAATAACTAATCAATTGATATCCTGATTCAACAGGTATTGCTATTTTATAATTGATTGCCTCTATCTGTTCCACAGGCAACCCGGAGACTGGACCTCTTAAACTACTTGAATTTAAAGACCTACCATTAATATAACCTGAAACTGGCAGCCAACTTTGAATAAAATCTGGCAAAACTAAAAAATCTAACTCTCTATCAGTTATTTCAATTTGATAACCTAATATTTCTTCTCCTCTAGTTGATATCTCCAATAATTCATCATTATTTAATATATCTACAGCCTTAGATTCGGCCTGCCAGATTATAATTCCTGCAGAAATAAAAAATAATAATAGGTTGATTGCCATAAAAGCAAAAAATAAACCTATCAACATCTTAAAATTTAATTTCAAAGCCATTGATGATCTAATCTTATCTGATAGAGTTAATGACCGGCTTTTCCTGGAAAGATTATTCTTCATCTCTTATCACATACCCGACACCACGGACTGTTTTTATAAGATTTAAACCATATGGTTCCTCTAATTTTGAGCGAAGATACCGTACATAAACATCCACTGAGTTTGTCTCTCCAACAAAATCAAAACCCCAGATCCTATCAAGCAATGTCGTTCTTTCCATCACTATATTTTTGTTTTGTAGCAAAAATTCCAGTAGATCAAATTCTTTTCTGGTTAATTCAACAACTTGATTATCAACCTTAACCTCCCGGCTGGAAGAATTTAAAGACAATCTTCCTATTTCTAAAATATGATTAACAGCATTATTTTTAGATTGGTTTTTTCTTAATGCAACCCTGATCCTGGCCAGAAGTTCTTCGATGGCAAAGGGCTTTGTTATATAATCATCAGCACCTCTATCAAGGCCTGAAACTTTATCAACAACAGCATCTCTAGCTGTAAGTAAAATTATTGGTAGATCAGATTCCTGCCTTATTCTTCTTAATACCTCTATTCCATTAAGTGCAGGCAGCATTATATCCAGCAAAATAAGATCAAAGGAACTGGCTTTAAATAAAGCCAGCCCCTCTCTCCCATCTAATGCCTTAGATACTTCATAACCCTCATGTTCCAGTTCAAGTTCCAAAAATCGGGCTAATTTTTCTTCATCTTCAACAATTAGAATTTTCTCCATTATTATTTTCTCCCTTAGGTTTTTTGTCATCTTTAGAAAATTTACCTGCTGCATCAGTCATTGAATCAACAGCCTGCCTGGTTGCATCTGAAACTGAATCCATTGCCTTATTAACTTTTGTCTCATCTAAATCTGGACCACCAAGATTATAGCGATATCCAAAGACAAGCCCAATAACCATTGCCGGTATAACTATCCAAAAAGCAAAGAATAATAATAATGCAAAGGCTGTTAAAGGTATCTCAAGAACTAAATTATCATCTTTAATTATCTTAAAGTTATTTGAATTACCCTTTTCAATAAGTTTTCTTACCCAGCTTAAAATATTCTTAAGAGTTTCAGTGAAATTAGACCCCCTGGTTTTTTCTTCTTTTCTCATATCAACCTTTTCCATAGATTCTTCTGTTTTCTCCTGACCAGATGACTTATAATAACCATTAGCTTCTGGCTTTTTAATTCTCCCCTCTTTTTCAAGATTAACAACAGCCTCTAATAAATCACCATCAGTTTTTTCTAGCTCCTTTTTTGCCTCTTCATAAGAAATACCTGCATATTCTCTTAACTTCTCAACTTTCTCAAATGTTATCACTATGATAACCTCCTTATTTTGTTTGATAGCCTAATGATAACACCGAGAAATTTAAAACAAATTTAAATAAGATTAAAATTAGATTAAAATCAGGCTTATTTCTGATGAATATAGCTAAGATAAAACTTTAACCATGAATAAACAGGGTTCTTCTTCACTCCAGAGTTCTGGCATCTCTTCAAGGGGATAGAAGTCCATTGACCTATAAAAAGCTCTGGTCTTTTTGTAATACTTATCTGGATTAGAGCCACTTAAGGTCTTAACTGTCAGAAACTTCTTATTCTCTCTAATCAGTTGCTGACTTGCAATCTCAATCAAGTTCCTACCAATACCCTTATTGTGAAACTCCTCCAATATCCCCAAAACATAAATTTCACCTGTAAACTGATTATGATTTTTAATTGAAATAAAGCCTATAGGTATATCTTCAACCAGAGCAGATAGAAAATACTCTTCTCTTACTCCCCGGGAATACTCTCTATTGGCATCTTCGTTACCAAACCAGTCATTTAGATTGTTTATTATATTAAAACAAATTTCACTTTTCTGATCAGGCTCATTTATAACTTTGAAATCCACAAAATTAAATAAAACATCTTCCATGTTTAAACCTCCAAATTCAAGCTTAAATTAATTTTTTACACTCTTCTAAAATCTTAGTTTTTCAGTTGTTTTATCGTTATCTTCACCAACAATAATTAAATTTTGTGGAGGAGTCATTATTGCCAGTAATATATTTTTATTATTATCTACAACCCTGCTCAAAAATAAGTCCTTCATGATATCATCTTCCGTATCCATTAATGAATAAAGGACCCCAATAGGCATGTTATTTACTACTTCTTTTTCTAATAAAAAATCCTCTACAACCTCTAAATATGAATGCAAATTATTATGGCCTATTATTTCCATATAACCTTCTCCTTATTTTAATATAATATAGCAGAAAGCAAAAAATTAAACCAGATCAAATTAACTATTGGCTCTTAATCTAAAATGAGCTTCAACTAGCCTTGAATTTTCTTTAATAGATCTATCCCCATTAACATCAATTACTTTATAGCCAATATCCATAGCCTGCTTCCTGACTTTTTTGCCAAAAAGATGATCTCTTTCCATCCAGTTATTAAAAGCCACCTCTGGCTGACGGCATTCCTTTAAAATCCCATCTTTAAAACCTCTTTTCGAGTAATATTTAATTTGGAATTCTTTAGATGGTATTAAGAAAATAACTCTGTGTTTTTCTAAATCTAATTCTTTTAACAGTTCTGGCAAAAGAGCAGCACTTTCTAGAATAACTTTACTATTAGATTGATATTTCTTTAGTTCATTTAAAATCATCGAAAATCTTTCTCGATAAAATTCAAATTCCTCTTCCACCTGTTTTTCAACTGAACGCATCCAGATTTCATCCCAGCTCATCTGAGACCATTTATACATAATAGGATGCTGTTCAGGGCTGGCATTTTCTATATGTTCCTGTTCATAATCATCTATTTTAAGATATTCTAGATCATATTTTGTTGATAAGATCTCTGAAATAGTACTCTTGCCGCTACAAGGAGAACCGCCAATAAAATATGAATTATCCAATATCTTTCTTAATTTATGATCTATCATCATATCCCTCCAATATAATAATTCTCCTTCTTTTATTATTATATCATAATTTTTTAAAATATTATCAGTATAGAAAACTTTTAATAAATATTACAAAAGCAGTTCCCCCTGAATCATCAGGATTTTTAAATTTAAGTTCAAAAAAACTCCGCCCAGGAATAAGGCGGAGCTTCTGATTAATTGATATTTATTAGTTTTTTATTTTTTCATGCTTTAACTTTTATTTAACTTATCAACAATACGATCAATATCTTTACTGGTAAAATTACCTTCAGTAAAAGTAATTAAATTTCTTAATGGTAGGTATTCCAGAAAATTAGGTATGCCAATATCCATTTCAGCATTATCAAATGAAACAAACCGTTTTAATTTGGGGTTATCTGAAATTTCCTCCTGAAGAACTTCCCAGGCTTCTGGATCCTGATAAATATCTCCAATTGTTGAATTTTGATGATACTCTGGTCTAATCGACACCCCTGGAGTAATCGGGCTGGCAATATTAATCTCATCTCTAAGCCTGATATCATCAGAAGAACTGCCAATTAAGACCTGATAATCTCCTGGTTCAGTAAGCCAATTGGCTATCTCTGGCTCATAATAAGCTAGATCATCTGCAGTTATATTAAAACTAATCTCCTTTGATTCTCCAGGTTCAAGTTTGACTTTATCAAAGCCCTTTAATTCTTTAATTGGGCGCCTGACCTGGGAATTTTCAGCTGATATATAAAGTTGAGTTACTTCACTACCAGCTCTAGCTCCTGTATTAGTAATAGTAAAAGAAATTTCAGCTATAATCTCACTTAAATCCCTGGCATCAATATCATTTTTAGAATGTTGATAAATATTCAAATTATCATACCTGAAGCTGGTATAACTTAATCCATAACCAAAAGGATAAGCTGGCTCGATCTCCTTTTTATCATAATATCTATAGCCAACAAAAATATCTTCACCATAAAGAACTCTATCCCTTTCTCCTGGGAAATTAATGAATGAAGGAGTATCTTCTATTGTCTCAGGAAATGTTTCAGCCAACTTTCCTGACGGATTAACCTTGCCATTAATAATATCAGAAATGGCTCTGGCTGCAGACTGGCCTCCAAGATAACCTTCTAAGATAGCAGAAACTTTATCTTTCCATGGAATTTCAACTGGTGCTCCATTTGTTAAAACTACAATTGTATTGGGTTGTACAGAAGCTATTTCATAAATCAAAACTTCCTGGTTTTCTGGGATACTGAGATTATCTCTATCCTGACCTTCTGCTTCAAAATCTTCTGTCAAACCTGCAAAAATAATCGCCACATCAGAATTAGCAGCATTTTCTTTAGCTTCATCTAATAAATGATAATAATCTTTAGCTTTATCAAGACTTACCTCCTCTACTGGTTCGACACAATCTAGGCAATAACCTTTATCATAAGTTATTTCTGTATCCTCAGTAAAATTATTTTTGAAGATATCAAAAAAACTATCTAATTCTCTAGGATTAACCTGTGAGCTTCCCTGACCCTGACGGCGTAAATTTTTAGCCATCTCACCAATAACAGCAATCTTCTTTTGATTATTAAGTGGTAACAGATCTTCATTTTTAAGCAAAACCATTGATTCTGTTGCCGCTTTATAAGCAAGCTCATTATAATTGCTTACCTGTGCTTTATCAGCAACAAGGCTCTCATGATTTTCTGCTTTAAAAATTATTTTAAGAAGCCTTCTGACAGCCTTATCAAGAACTTCTTCAGATAATTTATTATTTTTAACTGCAGAGACTATCTCTTTATCTCTAATCCCATGACTTCCTGGCATCTCAAGTTCTAAGCCTGCTTTTAGTCCATCAACTCTATCGTTAACTGCTCCCCAGTCTGAAATAACAATACCCTCAAAACCCCATTCTTCTCTTAAAATTTCTGTAAGTAAGCGGGGATGTTCAGAGCAATACTTTCCATTAACTTTATTATAAGCAGACATCAAAGTCCAGGGGCTGGCCTCTTTGACTGCTATTTCAAAAGATTTTAAATAAATTTCTCTTAATGCCCTTTCAGGGATTTCTGCATTAATTGTCATTCTTCTAAACTCCTGGTTGTTAGCAACAAAATGTTTTAAAGATGTACCGACCCCCTGACTTTGAACTCCTTTTATGTAAGCAGCCGCAAGTTTTCCTGAAAGATAAGGATCTTCAGAAAAATATTCGAAATTTCTTCCACCTAAAGGCGATCGTTTAATATTAGCTCCAGGGCCTAAAAGAATATTCACATCCATTTCCTTTGCTTCCTGGCCTAACGCAAATCCAACTTCATTAACTAATTCTGTATTCCACGATGCTGCCAGACCTGAAGCTGTCGGATAACAGGTAGCCTTATAGCTATCTTTAATACCTGGCTCGTCGATATCTTCCCTGACTTTTCTAACTCCATGGGGACCATCAGTCATCAATAATTCCGGAATCCCGGTTTTTTTAATAGCTTTTGTATTCCATGATCCCTGCCCTGAACAGAGAGAAGCTTTATCTTCAAGACTTAGTTCTGCCATTATTTCTTCAATCCTTGTATCATTCATTTATTTTAACCCCCTGATAATTGTTAATAAAAAATCATTATAACTATATAAAATCTTATAAAGTTTTTGCTCCTATAACTCAATTCTCGATTAATTACTTATTTCCTTTTTATTTAGAATAAATAAAATTATCAAAAAGCCTGCCAGAAACAAATTAACAACTAAAAAGAGCTAAAACCCTATGATATAATATCATAGGGCTTCATGCTATTTTTTAAAAAGATAATGACTTATAAACCATTCATTTCCCTCTTTATAACCAAAGAACTCAGCTGAAGCTATAAAGAATGTTCTCCAATAATTCCACCATTTATTACTTTCATCTCTGCCATAGGTGTCTATAAATATCTTCTGTATTTCTTTTTTATTATTCTCCATCATCTGAAGCCAGGCTTCCAGAGTTTTCTTATAATGCTCGCCTGATACTGCCCAGTGATTTTCTAAATCAAGCCCATCTGCAAAATAATTAAATAGATCCTGGGATGGCATTGTGCCTCCAGCAAAGAAATGTCTGGTCATCCAATCAGATTCTGATTTATTCTCATATATAAATGGATAGGTATGGTGATTAAAAATATGAATAAATAATTTGCCACCTGGTCTTAAAGCCATATAAATTTTAGCAAATAGTTTCTGATAATTCCTCATATGCTCGAACATCTCAACAGAAACTACACGATCATATTTTTCTAATTCAGGCTGAAAATCATTGATATCTTCTGAGAAAACTTCTATATTATTTAAACCTCTTTTTTCTGCCTGTTCTTTTATATATTCTATCTGGCTTTCTGAATTAGATATTGAAGTTATTCTACTCTTAGGCATCCTTTCTGCCATATACAATGTTAGTGAGCCCCAGCCTGCACCTAGTTCAAGGACATTCTGGCCATCATGAAGGTCAGCTCTAATAGCATTAAGTTTTAGCATATCTTCTTCTGCCCTTGTTAAACATCCTCTTAAATCGTGTTTTGATGTATCTTTACT carries:
- a CDS encoding SAM-dependent methyltransferase, with protein sequence MNLDKILAKGWIPDPLLRMAIRFRLASKLRKQKIEDVEERSNRKKLFIEDLKDQPIAIETERANEQHYELPPEFFKKILGNNLKYSSGYWSKDTSKHDLRGCLTRAEEDMLKLNAIRADLHDGQNVLELGAGWGSLTLYMAERMPKSRITSISNSESQIEYIKEQAEKRGLNNIEVFSEDINDFQPELEKYDRVVSVEMFEHMRNYQKLFAKIYMALRPGGKLFIHIFNHHTYPFIYENKSESDWMTRHFFAGGTMPSQDLFNYFADGLDLENHWAVSGEHYKKTLEAWLQMMENNKKEIQKIFIDTYGRDESNKWWNYWRTFFIASAEFFGYKEGNEWFISHYLFKK